The Deinococcus misasensis DSM 22328 DNA window AGAAGGGTGGAACAGGCCGACCACTGCAAGCAGCAGTGGAGACAGGGCAATCCCCAGAATGGGCCAGAAGTTGGTTTGGCGCATATGCCCCCCATCATGTCACGTTTGAGGCAGGACCCTCCATGACAGGCATGACAGATCAGGGTTCTCCCTGTGTGTCATTCATGACATCTGTCATCTTCCAGAGGTGATCCGTTGCACTGCCAGCAAAAAGGCGAAAACCCTATTCTGGTTTTCAGAAGAGGACACAAGTCCACAGGTTTTCCCTCACGGTCCATCCTGCAAGGAGCATCAAAATGAACGCACGCAAAATGTATCCGGTTCTTGGTTTGTTCACAGGTCTGGTTTTTGCCCTGAACGGCGCAGGGTTTCTGCACATCCCTTACAACCTGCTGATTGGCATGTGTTTTCTTTTTCCCCTGCTGCACTTTCTGGGCAAAGGTTACAAAGCCCTTCTGCACCACAAACCTGCACGGGCTTTTCAGATGGCTGTTCTTGCTTTGATCATGCTCAATGTGTTGACCAGCATCACCGGAAACCACGGCCAGAGTTGGACCTTGATGCCTCTGGTGGGTTTCCTGTTTGCCCTGTCTTACCTGTTCCGTTTTGCCCGTTGATCTGACCAAAAGAAAGCGAGGGAACCATTCCCTCGCTTTGTGCTGGCTTTAGAGCATTTGACAGCAGAACAAAAGGTTGTCTCTCTGGAAAGGGTTTTTTGAACTGGGAGGATTCAAAAGAATCCTCCCAGTTTACGGATTGAAAGCAGGTTCAGCCGATGCGATCCCGTCCACCGAGGAAGGGACGCAGGGCCTCTGGAATGCGGATCGAGCCGTCTTTCTGCTGGTGGTTTTCCAGAAAGGGCACCAGAATGCGTGGGCTGGCAATCCCGGTGTTGTTCAGGGTGTGTGGGAACTGCATCTTGCCGTCTTTGTCTTTGTAGCGGATGCCGGTTCTTCTGGCCTGCCAGTCCCCGAGGTTCGAGCAGGAATGGGTCTCGCGGTACTTCTGTTCGCTGGGCACCCAGCTTTCGATGTCGTACATCCAGACTTTGCCTGCACCCATGTCTCCGGTGCAGTTCTGGATCACCCGATAAGGCAATTCCAGAGCCTTCAGGATGCCTTCTGCGTTGGAGAGCAGCTTGTAGAACCACGCCTGTGATTCTTCAAGGTTGCCTTTGCAGATCACGTACTGTTCCACTTTTTTGAACTCGTGAACGCGGATCAGGCCCTTCACATCGCGACCTGCTGAACCCGCTTCACTGCGGAATGCTCCCGAGATGGCAGCATACGTGATGGGAAGCTGGTCTTCGGAGAGCACCTCTTTGGCGTGCAGGAAGTTCACAGGCACTTCGGCGGTTCCGGCCAGCATCAGGTCGTCTCCCTCGACTTTGTAGACCTGATCTTCGCCTCCGGGGAAGTGCCCGGTGCCCCAGAAAGCCTCTGGACGCACCAGAGCAGACACGCTCATGGGGGTAAAACCGTTCTGGGACAGGTAAGTCATGGCGAAATTCAGGATCGCCATTTCCAGCAGCACCATGTCCCCTTTGAGCAGGTAAGAACGGCTGCCCGAGACATTGCCAACCCGTTCAAAGTCTGCCCAGTCTTTGTTTTCCAGCAGGGTGATGTGGTCTCTGGGTTCAAAGTCAAAAGTGGGCAGCTCGCCTTCACGGCGAATTTCCACGTTTTCTTCGTCGTCGCGGCCCACAGGCACCCCGTCTAAAGGCACGTTGGGCACTTTCAGAAGCAGCAAGCGCAGGGCTTCCTGTTTTTCACGCAGGTCTGCTTCCAAGGTTTTCAGTTCCTCAGAGAGGTCTTTGCCTTTCTGAATCAGGACCGGACGCTCCTCGGGGGTGGCTTTGGGCACCAGTTTGGCGTTCTGGTTGCGCTCGGTTTGCTTCGCCTCCACGGTCTTTTTCATCTCGCTGACCTGCTGGTCCACGGCCAGAAGTTCATCGAGGTTGAGGTTCACGCGTTTTTGCTGGATGGCGGTTCGGACGGTTTCGGCGTTTTCACGGATGAATTTCAGGTCAAGCATCTTGATTCCTATTCAGACACATTGGGGGGCAGGGTGCATCCCCCATGCAGCTTAAGTGATGGGACTTACTCAACCACTCGGGGGACTTTGAAAAAGCCTTCTTCCTGCTCAACGGCCAGAGACATGGCGGTTTCATGGGTGAACATGTCGCCCACCACATCGTCACGGAAGACATTGACCAGACTGATGGGGCGCTGCATTTCTTCCACCCCTTCGGTGTCGAGTTCTTGCAGTTTGTCAAAATAGCTGAGGATTTTGTTCATTTCGAGCTGGATCTGCTCGGTTTCCTGCTGGCTGAGGTCCAGTCGGGCCAGCTTCTTCAGGTGTTCCATCTCGGCGGATGTGATCATGCCGGGTATTATATCGTGATCGGGATTTGGGGGTCTGTTTTCGGCAAGACAGGATAAGAGCAGAAGGCTGAAGGCGGAAGGCAGAAGGCAGAAGGCACGGTTGCATCAAAGCCAGCGTTGGTCAAGAGGACTCGTAGGGGCGAGGCGTGCCTCGCCCTGTATGGCAAAAGCTAACGCTGGATGGTGGCCTCGGCCCTCAGCCCTCGGCATTCAAAATCATGTTCCTGTCAGACCCCCTCCTTTAAAATCAAACCATGGCAAAAATGATCCAGACCGAATACGGCGAATGGCATGTGCCTTACCGTCACAATGAGCTGAAAAGGTTCACCCAGCAGCACTGGTTTCCGTACTTCGGGTTTTTTGTGGGTCTGGCCATTTTTGCAGTGGGTGCTGCCATCACCGAAACCATCACCAAGCGTCAGGACCTGATCCAGAGCAGACAGGACCTCTTGCAGGTGCTGCCTGTGCTGGGCAAGCGGGATGCTCTGGTCAAGGTCATCGAATTCACCGATTACGCCTGCAACCTGTGCTCCGAAGAGCATTTCAAGTTGCAGGAGCGCTTGAAACCCTTCATCCAGCGTGGTGAGGTGGCCCTGTTCACGTACAACGTCCAGAGGCTCGGGGATGCGGGCATCATCGGCACCCGCTACGAATACTGTGTGGCCCAGCATGATCCCAGGAACCTGCAAGCTTTCATGGATGGGGTGTTTCGCAACAACTCGGGGTTGCTGGGATTTCAGGATTTTCAGAATGCTTATCAGGCCACAGGGGGCAAAAAAGCCAGTCAGATGGTCAACTGTCAGGGTTCTCCTGAGGCTGTGCAGTACCAGCAAAACCTGAAGCTCTACATCGACAAACTGAAGGTGCAGCAGATTCTGGTGGGGTACACCTCTCTGGCGGTGCAGGACCACATGGTCACGGACACCCGCAACCTTGAACAGTGGATCACCGAGACGGTGCAAAATCAGGGCAAGCTGTCTGCTGCTTTCAAGCAGGAATCCCAGAGGCTGTACTGAAAATCCCCTGCAATGCATGCAGGGGACCGAAAGCCACCAGAGTGGATGCTGAAATTCACTCGGCTTGAACTTTGAAGGCAGCGTCCAGAAAGGTGTCGTTTTCTTCAGGGGTGCCCACAGACACCCGCAAAACCCCTTCCAGCATGAATCCGCTGTCCTGACGGCGCACCAGCACACCATGCTGAATCAGGCCCTGATAGGCTTCGGAGGCGTTGGGGGTGCGCACCAGAAAGAAATTGGTGGCCGAAGGATACACCTTCCAGGTGGGGTGCTTTTGCAGGGCTTCCACCATGCGGTCCCGTTCACTGCACTGCTCGTCGGCGATTTTTTGCACGTACTCGGGGTTTTCCAGGGCCACTTCCACGGCAGCGGTGGTCAGGGCGTTCACGTTGAAGGCGGAAACCAGTTTTTGCAGTTCGGTGGCCAGTTCCACAGTGGTCAGGGCATACCCGAGGCGCAAGCCGGCCAGCCCCCACGCTTTGGAGAAGGTGCGGGTGATGATCACGTTGCGGTATTTTTCCACGGTGTAGCGGAAATCGTTGCCGCCAAACTGGTAATACGCCTCATCCACCACCGAAAGCCAGCCGTGCTGCTGGGCGACTTCCAGCAGGGCTTCCACTTCTTCTTTGCTGTCCAGTTTTCCAGTCGGGGCATGGGGCTCGGTGATGTAGAAAATGCCGGGGCCACCTTTTTGCAGTTCGGCTTTCAGGGCCTCCACGGGCAGGCTGAAATCTGCATTCAGGGGAACCAGCGTCAGTTCCGACTCCAGCAAACTGGCCTCCAAGGTGTAAACCGCAAAGGTGGGTTTTACGGTCAGGACCCGTTGGCGCAGTCCGGCCAGAGAAGTGAGTTGATGCAGCAGCACATTGCTGCCCGGGGTCACCACGATGCCCTCGGGGTTCCAGTTCTCGTACTTGCCGATGGCCACCTTCAGGCGGTCTGCGTGCAGGTCAGGGTAACGGTTGAACGGCACCGAGAGGATGCGCTCGGCGACTTTGGCTTTCAGTTCGGCAGGAAAATCGTAAGGGTTTTCGTTCTGGTCCAGTTTGACCGGAACATCAATGGCCTGAAAGGGGTAGGCAGGGGTGTCCTTCACGGCTTTGCGAATCGACTGCGTCATGCGCCGATTCTAACCCGCCATGTGCGTCCTCTGACAAGGAAAAGGTCTTGTTGATCCGCCTTCTGGCCGGGTGACTGCTAAAGGAACAGGCTTACTGGCCCACCAGTTCACGCTGTTTCCAGAACAGCTCGATGCCTTCCGAGGCCAGCCACGCATCCAGATCGTACCCAAACGCCCCGAGTTCATTCATGGTCTTGTGGGCGGTCATCAGGGCAAAAGAGGCCTGGTCCGCAGAAAGGGTGCCATCCTGCACAGCATGCAAGTATTCGTCGGTGTCCAGCATCTGCACATGGCTGCCCTGAAACACCAAAAGGTCCAGATAGTAATCTTCCGTGCACCACTGGTGCCCTTTTCGCTCGATCCGCATGATGTCGAGGTAAAAGTCATGGCTGGCCTTGTGGCCCTCAAAGTAATGGAACACGTTCACCTGCAATCCCAATCTCGGGATCAGGTGGGCCTCCCAGCTCTGGATTCTGGGATGGTTCTGAAACGGACGGGCAACGTACAGACCGAAGTCGGTGACCTCATAATGGTCCACAGGCCGCACGCCCTTGGGTTCGGTATGCAGATACAGCAACGTGTCATGCAGACTGACCTTGATGGGATGCATCTTCCCAGTATAGGGAAGCCGTGTGAGTGGGCAAATTGCATTTTGCTTGAATTTGGGGCAAATGGAGCATGAGGAAAGCGGTCAGTGATCAGCCGTCAGCCATCAGCGAAAACATGGTGCGCTTTTGCATCCAGCCCAAGCATTTTGGTCAGCGAAAGCCAGAGCCCATCTGGATTGTATTTGCTGACCGCTGAAAGCTGATGGCTGACGGCTGCTGTTCTTACTTCTTTACACCCACATGCACCGCAGCCAAACCAAACGTCAACACCTGATAAGACGTTGAAAACCCGGTTTCTTCCATCATCTTGCGGAGTTTCTCA harbors:
- the serS gene encoding serine--tRNA ligase — protein: MLDLKFIRENAETVRTAIQQKRVNLNLDELLAVDQQVSEMKKTVEAKQTERNQNAKLVPKATPEERPVLIQKGKDLSEELKTLEADLREKQEALRLLLLKVPNVPLDGVPVGRDDEENVEIRREGELPTFDFEPRDHITLLENKDWADFERVGNVSGSRSYLLKGDMVLLEMAILNFAMTYLSQNGFTPMSVSALVRPEAFWGTGHFPGGEDQVYKVEGDDLMLAGTAEVPVNFLHAKEVLSEDQLPITYAAISGAFRSEAGSAGRDVKGLIRVHEFKKVEQYVICKGNLEESQAWFYKLLSNAEGILKALELPYRVIQNCTGDMGAGKVWMYDIESWVPSEQKYRETHSCSNLGDWQARRTGIRYKDKDGKMQFPHTLNNTGIASPRILVPFLENHQQKDGSIRIPEALRPFLGGRDRIG
- the gatC gene encoding Asp-tRNA(Asn)/Glu-tRNA(Gln) amidotransferase subunit GatC, producing MITSAEMEHLKKLARLDLSQQETEQIQLEMNKILSYFDKLQELDTEGVEEMQRPISLVNVFRDDVVGDMFTHETAMSLAVEQEEGFFKVPRVVE
- a CDS encoding DsbA family protein, encoding MAKMIQTEYGEWHVPYRHNELKRFTQQHWFPYFGFFVGLAIFAVGAAITETITKRQDLIQSRQDLLQVLPVLGKRDALVKVIEFTDYACNLCSEEHFKLQERLKPFIQRGEVALFTYNVQRLGDAGIIGTRYEYCVAQHDPRNLQAFMDGVFRNNSGLLGFQDFQNAYQATGGKKASQMVNCQGSPEAVQYQQNLKLYIDKLKVQQILVGYTSLAVQDHMVTDTRNLEQWITETVQNQGKLSAAFKQESQRLY
- the hisC gene encoding histidinol-phosphate transaminase codes for the protein MTQSIRKAVKDTPAYPFQAIDVPVKLDQNENPYDFPAELKAKVAERILSVPFNRYPDLHADRLKVAIGKYENWNPEGIVVTPGSNVLLHQLTSLAGLRQRVLTVKPTFAVYTLEASLLESELTLVPLNADFSLPVEALKAELQKGGPGIFYITEPHAPTGKLDSKEEVEALLEVAQQHGWLSVVDEAYYQFGGNDFRYTVEKYRNVIITRTFSKAWGLAGLRLGYALTTVELATELQKLVSAFNVNALTTAAVEVALENPEYVQKIADEQCSERDRMVEALQKHPTWKVYPSATNFFLVRTPNASEAYQGLIQHGVLVRRQDSGFMLEGVLRVSVGTPEENDTFLDAAFKVQAE
- a CDS encoding DUF402 domain-containing protein produces the protein MHPIKVSLHDTLLYLHTEPKGVRPVDHYEVTDFGLYVARPFQNHPRIQSWEAHLIPRLGLQVNVFHYFEGHKASHDFYLDIMRIERKGHQWCTEDYYLDLLVFQGSHVQMLDTDEYLHAVQDGTLSADQASFALMTAHKTMNELGAFGYDLDAWLASEGIELFWKQRELVGQ